One part of the Bacillota bacterium genome encodes these proteins:
- a CDS encoding KH domain-containing protein, whose amino-acid sequence MRELIELLAKSLVDNSEAVQVNQIEGEKAIIIELKVASEDMGKVIGKQGKIARAIRTLAKATGAKMGRKVFVEITS is encoded by the coding sequence ATGCGGGAACTGATCGAGCTTCTAGCAAAATCTCTTGTAGATAATTCCGAAGCCGTGCAAGTAAACCAAATCGAGGGAGAAAAAGCAATCATCATCGAATTGAAAGTTGCCAGTGAAGACATGGGCAAGGTGATTGGAAAGCAGGGAAAAATAGCAAGGGCAATTCGTACTTTGGCAAAAGCCACAGGGGCAAAGATGGGAAGAAAGGTCTTCGTTGAGATCACGTCTTGA
- the ffh gene encoding signal recognition particle protein, which produces MKVLLFQGLAEKLQNTFKKLKGKGKLTETDIKEALREVRLALLEADVSLPVVKEFTQRVRERSMGAEVLESLTPAQQMIKIVNEELAALMGEGLSKINFSSSGPTILMLVGLHGSGKTTTAGKLALLLRKQGRSPLLVGADVYRPAAGKQLEVLAKQINVPCFTPGEKFTPVKIAQDSLEFARSRGCDLIIIDTAGRLHIDEELMQELKNLKKALEPQEILLVVDAMTGQDAVNIAKSFHEELGLTGVILTKLDGDARGGAALSVKAVTGCPIKYIGVGEKLDALEPFYPDRMSARILGMGDVLSLIEKAQAAFDQEKAKELEQKLRKQEFTLEDFLAQIHHVRAMGPLEQVLSLIPGLGGAKQLRKIQEEFDEKELVYIEAIINSMTPEERRNPSIINGSRKKRIARGSGTTVQDVNRLLKQFEQTRKLIKQFSELSTGKGARKLKSLRFPLF; this is translated from the coding sequence GTGAAGGTTTTGCTTTTTCAGGGACTGGCAGAAAAGCTGCAGAACACCTTTAAAAAACTCAAGGGAAAAGGGAAGTTAACCGAAACCGATATTAAGGAAGCCCTCCGCGAAGTGCGGCTGGCCCTGCTTGAAGCAGATGTAAGTCTGCCCGTTGTAAAAGAGTTTACACAGCGGGTCAGGGAACGAAGCATGGGAGCAGAGGTTTTAGAAAGCCTGACCCCTGCCCAGCAGATGATCAAAATTGTCAATGAAGAACTTGCTGCACTGATGGGCGAGGGTCTCAGCAAAATTAACTTCAGCAGTTCCGGCCCTACAATCCTCATGCTGGTTGGACTTCACGGCAGCGGAAAAACCACAACAGCAGGCAAGCTTGCCCTTCTGCTCCGGAAACAGGGAAGGTCTCCGCTGCTGGTGGGGGCAGATGTTTACCGTCCTGCAGCAGGGAAACAGCTGGAGGTTCTGGCAAAACAAATCAACGTCCCCTGCTTTACCCCTGGCGAAAAATTTACTCCGGTCAAAATCGCGCAGGATTCCCTTGAATTTGCCCGAAGCCGGGGGTGCGACTTAATTATCATTGATACTGCGGGAAGGTTGCATATTGATGAAGAACTCATGCAAGAACTCAAAAACCTCAAAAAGGCGCTCGAACCCCAGGAGATTTTGCTGGTCGTAGACGCAATGACGGGTCAGGATGCTGTCAATATTGCAAAAAGTTTTCACGAAGAGTTGGGTTTAACAGGGGTTATTTTAACAAAACTGGATGGAGATGCCCGGGGAGGAGCAGCGCTTTCTGTTAAAGCGGTGACGGGGTGCCCGATCAAATACATTGGAGTCGGCGAAAAGCTGGATGCCCTGGAGCCCTTTTACCCCGACCGCATGTCGGCCCGGATTCTCGGGATGGGCGACGTTCTGAGCCTGATCGAAAAGGCCCAGGCGGCTTTTGATCAAGAGAAGGCCAAGGAGCTGGAACAAAAACTCCGGAAGCAAGAATTTACGCTGGAGGACTTCCTGGCTCAAATTCACCACGTACGGGCGATGGGGCCCCTGGAGCAGGTTCTGAGTTTGATTCCAGGCCTGGGCGGGGCGAAGCAGCTTCGCAAAATTCAGGAGGAGTTTGATGAGAAAGAACTTGTTTATATCGAAGCAATTATCAACTCCATGACTCCGGAAGAGAGAAGAAATCCTTCGATTATCAACGGGAGCCGGAAGAAACGGATTGCCCGGGGGAGCGGTACCACAGTTCAGGATGTCAACCGTCTCCTGAAACAGTTTGAACAAACACGGAAGCTTATCAAACAGTTCAGTGAACTGAGCACGGGGAAAGGTGCCCGTAAACTAAAATCACTAAGATTTCCGTTATTTTAA
- a CDS encoding class II aldolase/adducin family protein: protein MERTSRDLKEVIKIGRILLRTGLVLGTWGNISIRAPGRQGFFITPSGVPYSEMRPQDLVFVDFTGKKREGKMRPSTETPLHAAIYLARQDVHGIIHTHSPFSSVFAVNRMEIPPVLEEVAQIIGGSVRVAPYAPPGSGELAEAAVSALEGRTAVLLANHGLVGVGSSLKEALLVCQVVEKAAQVFLWAKLSGAPCLLAETEVQRLRENFIKNYGQRPGGEDDEREDFN, encoded by the coding sequence GTGGAGAGAACTTCAAGAGATCTAAAAGAAGTAATTAAAATTGGGCGGATCCTGCTGCGAACAGGCCTCGTCCTTGGCACCTGGGGAAACATTAGCATCCGCGCTCCAGGCCGGCAAGGCTTTTTCATTACCCCGAGCGGGGTTCCCTACTCCGAGATGCGCCCCCAGGACCTTGTCTTTGTTGACTTTACGGGAAAAAAGAGGGAAGGAAAAATGCGGCCCTCGACGGAAACTCCCCTTCATGCAGCAATCTACCTGGCGCGGCAGGATGTGCACGGAATTATCCACACCCACAGCCCATTTTCTTCTGTTTTCGCCGTAAACAGGATGGAAATACCCCCGGTTCTCGAGGAGGTGGCTCAAATAATCGGGGGAAGCGTCAGAGTAGCCCCCTATGCGCCGCCTGGCTCCGGGGAACTGGCTGAGGCTGCGGTTTCTGCTTTGGAAGGGCGAACTGCGGTTTTGCTGGCAAATCACGGCCTCGTGGGGGTGGGGAGTTCGCTGAAAGAGGCCCTCCTGGTATGCCAGGTCGTGGAAAAGGCGGCCCAGGTCTTTCTCTGGGCGAAATTAAGCGGAGCTCCCTGTCTTCTGGCGGAGACAGAAGTGCAGAGGCTGCGTGAAAATTTCATAAAAAATTACGGGCAACGACCCGGAGGGGAAGATGATGAAAGAGAAGATTTTAATTAA
- the lepB gene encoding signal peptidase I — translation MTQEKPPFWREILESVILAVVLAAVIRLWLFEPFYIPSPSMQPTLYPRDRIIVNKLSYRLHPPKRGDVVVFKFPLDPQRDFIKRIIGLEEETVEIRQGYVYINGRRLEEPYLSYEPVPNYGPVKVPRGYLFVMGDNRNNSEDSRFWGCLNKKYLVGKAFFIYWPPHRIGLIR, via the coding sequence TTGACTCAGGAGAAGCCACCCTTTTGGCGGGAAATTCTCGAATCGGTAATTCTTGCGGTAGTACTAGCTGCCGTAATCCGTCTCTGGCTTTTCGAACCTTTTTATATTCCTTCTCCTTCCATGCAACCAACGCTGTACCCCCGGGATCGGATTATTGTGAACAAGCTTTCGTACAGGCTGCACCCTCCGAAACGGGGAGATGTTGTCGTATTTAAGTTTCCCCTCGATCCCCAACGGGATTTTATCAAGCGAATCATTGGCTTAGAAGAAGAGACCGTAGAAATTCGTCAGGGCTACGTGTACATCAACGGAAGAAGACTTGAAGAGCCTTATCTCTCCTATGAACCCGTACCGAACTACGGACCCGTTAAAGTGCCGCGGGGGTATTTGTTCGTAATGGGCGACAACCGGAATAACAGTGAGGACAGCCGGTTCTGGGGGTGTTTAAATAAAAAGTATCTTGTCGGAAAGGCCTTTTTTATCTACTGGCCCCCCCACCGCATAGGACTGATTAGATGA
- a CDS encoding YlxM family DNA-binding protein, protein MLLSKLGRVMLLYDFYGSLLTSKQQEVMRLYYEHDLSLGEIAAELKISRQAVHDILKRAERSLEAYEAKLGLLAGYLKERTSLRSGEGG, encoded by the coding sequence ATGCTGCTGAGCAAATTGGGCCGCGTCATGCTTTTATATGATTTTTACGGTTCCCTGTTAACTTCGAAACAACAGGAAGTGATGCGGCTTTACTATGAGCATGATTTGTCTTTAGGGGAAATTGCGGCTGAGCTTAAAATAAGCAGGCAGGCAGTGCATGACATTCTCAAACGCGCCGAGCGGTCTCTGGAGGCATATGAAGCAAAGCTCGGCCTGCTTGCGGGATACCTGAAGGAGCGTACTTCTTTGAGATCCGGAGAAGGGGGGTGA
- the ftsY gene encoding signal recognition particle-docking protein FtsY, which produces MVSFFAKLKESLTKTRQGFVEKVTQLVSVHRKIDEDLFEELEEILLQADVGVAASNHLLEEIRKGARQQRLKEAEQVKGLLREKMEELLGPRVPLVISDTPPTVIMVLGVNGVGKTTTIGKLAYRFGAEGRKVLLAAADTFRAAAIEQLEIWGARTGAELVKHQPGSDPAAVVFDALQAARRRGTDVVIIDTAGRLHTKVNLMEEIKKIKRIVEREIPGAPHEVLLVVDATTGQNALRQAELFQAATGVTGIALTKLDGTAKGGIVLAIKEELGIPVKLIGIGEKPDDLKDFDGREFVAALFGEEA; this is translated from the coding sequence ATGGTTTCCTTTTTTGCCAAACTAAAGGAAAGCCTTACAAAAACACGGCAGGGTTTCGTAGAAAAGGTAACCCAGCTTGTTTCCGTACATCGGAAAATTGATGAAGATCTTTTTGAGGAGCTGGAGGAAATTTTGCTTCAGGCCGACGTAGGGGTAGCGGCCTCAAACCACTTGCTGGAGGAGATCCGGAAAGGGGCAAGACAGCAGAGGCTGAAAGAGGCAGAACAGGTAAAGGGGCTTCTGCGCGAAAAAATGGAAGAGCTATTGGGACCCCGCGTTCCCCTTGTGATAAGCGATACCCCCCCTACCGTGATCATGGTGCTGGGGGTGAACGGCGTGGGCAAAACCACAACAATCGGGAAACTGGCATACCGTTTCGGCGCCGAGGGAAGAAAGGTTCTTCTTGCTGCAGCCGACACCTTTCGTGCCGCTGCCATTGAACAGCTGGAGATCTGGGGAGCGAGAACGGGAGCCGAACTGGTCAAGCATCAGCCAGGTTCCGATCCTGCGGCTGTTGTTTTTGACGCCCTTCAGGCAGCACGCCGGAGGGGTACAGATGTGGTAATTATTGATACAGCCGGCCGCCTCCATACAAAAGTGAATCTGATGGAGGAAATCAAAAAAATTAAAAGAATTGTCGAGCGGGAAATACCGGGTGCACCCCACGAAGTGTTGTTAGTGGTAGATGCGACAACCGGTCAAAACGCCCTCCGCCAGGCCGAATTGTTTCAGGCGGCTACCGGTGTGACCGGCATTGCCCTGACAAAACTGGACGGCACCGCCAAGGGGGGGATTGTCCTCGCAATTAAAGAGGAACTAGGAATTCCTGTAAAATTAATCGGGATCGGTGAAAAGCCCGATGATTTAAAAGATTTCGATGGAAGAGAATTTGTTGCTGCACTTTTTGGTGAGGAGGCTTAA
- the mtnP gene encoding S-methyl-5'-thioadenosine phosphorylase — MKFGIIGGTGFYEPGFLEDERDLKVKTPYGEVSLKVGCYKGKEVAFLPRHGEGHVTPPHLINYRANIWALREIGVIKVIATAAVGSLQEDLKPGEIVLVDQFLDFTKSRPQTFYEGGEAGVLHVDMTSPYCPSLHEEIYQVARHAGVRVHRSATYVCTEGPRYETPAEIRMFRMLGGDVVGMTSVPEVVLAREATLCYATVALITNYAAGISLRPLSHREVVEATSKAQGLVRNLIFTVIERLKETRTCSCPYAAQELGSLGKPKKEGE, encoded by the coding sequence TTGAAATTTGGGATTATCGGTGGAACAGGTTTTTACGAACCCGGCTTTTTAGAAGACGAAAGGGACCTTAAAGTGAAAACCCCTTATGGAGAGGTCAGCTTAAAAGTTGGCTGCTACAAGGGGAAAGAGGTTGCCTTTCTTCCGCGGCATGGGGAGGGCCATGTAACACCTCCGCACCTGATCAATTACCGGGCGAATATCTGGGCACTCAGAGAAATCGGCGTGATCAAGGTAATTGCTACCGCAGCAGTTGGCTCCCTTCAAGAAGACTTAAAGCCCGGCGAAATTGTTCTCGTCGATCAGTTTCTTGATTTTACGAAGAGCCGTCCCCAAACCTTTTACGAGGGAGGGGAAGCAGGGGTCTTGCACGTAGACATGACTTCACCTTACTGCCCAAGCCTCCATGAAGAGATCTACCAGGTAGCGCGCCACGCGGGGGTTAGGGTGCACCGGAGCGCCACCTACGTCTGCACAGAGGGTCCCCGTTACGAAACTCCTGCAGAAATCCGCATGTTCCGCATGCTGGGCGGGGATGTCGTCGGGATGACCAGCGTTCCCGAGGTGGTGCTGGCGCGGGAGGCAACCCTTTGCTACGCGACTGTTGCGTTGATTACAAATTATGCAGCAGGCATTTCTCTGCGCCCCCTGTCCCACCGGGAAGTTGTCGAAGCAACAAGCAAAGCTCAGGGTCTCGTGCGGAATCTAATTTTTACCGTGATTGAACGATTAAAAGAAACACGCACCTGTTCCTGCCCCTATGCTGCCCAGGAATTGGGCTCCCTGGGGAAACCAAAAAAAGAAGGAGAGTAA
- the ylqF gene encoding ribosome biogenesis GTPase YlqF, with the protein MSTGVPKRQVRLLLNSLKIVDLVFEIVDARCPRSTRSPLVERLAAGKKQLLILNKADLAEPAATEQWLLFLAREGKAALAVDSRKGWGFRELWLYLEEAALELNQKLQKKGRRPRELRTAVLGIPNVGKSTFLNRLLGKHAVATGNRPGITRGPQWVHLRGAVSVLDTPGVLPPQLEDEEAIFKLAVIGALGEKMYNIEDVARKLLEFLEVRCPESFSRISGISAGPLSLEGLAQEKKFLLADGLPDLHRAAGFLLSSFQSGKLGSLTLELPDHF; encoded by the coding sequence ATGAGCACCGGAGTCCCGAAAAGACAGGTCAGGCTGCTTCTCAACAGCCTTAAAATTGTCGACCTTGTTTTCGAAATCGTTGACGCACGCTGCCCACGAAGCACCCGCAGCCCCCTGGTGGAACGATTGGCTGCCGGAAAAAAACAGTTGCTGATCTTGAATAAGGCCGATCTCGCCGAGCCTGCAGCAACAGAGCAATGGCTCCTCTTCCTTGCCCGCGAAGGAAAGGCCGCCCTTGCCGTTGATTCTCGCAAGGGTTGGGGATTTCGGGAGCTCTGGTTGTATTTGGAGGAGGCTGCCCTGGAGCTAAACCAGAAGCTGCAAAAAAAGGGGCGCCGCCCCAGGGAACTGCGAACCGCAGTGCTTGGGATTCCAAACGTGGGCAAGTCCACTTTTTTAAACAGGCTTCTCGGAAAACATGCCGTCGCTACGGGCAACCGGCCAGGCATTACCAGGGGTCCCCAGTGGGTTCACCTGCGGGGCGCGGTTTCCGTCCTGGATACCCCGGGCGTCCTTCCGCCGCAACTTGAAGATGAAGAAGCGATTTTCAAGCTGGCCGTGATCGGAGCGCTTGGCGAAAAAATGTACAATATAGAGGATGTCGCCAGAAAACTGCTCGAGTTTCTGGAAGTACGCTGCCCGGAAAGCTTCTCCCGGATTTCCGGAATCTCTGCCGGCCCTCTCTCGCTGGAGGGTCTTGCTCAAGAGAAAAAATTCCTCCTGGCTGACGGCCTCCCCGACCTCCACCGGGCGGCCGGCTTCCTGCTCAGTTCGTTTCAAAGCGGCAAACTCGGCTCTCTTACGCTGGAACTCCCCGATCATTTTTAG
- the trmD gene encoding tRNA (guanosine(37)-N1)-methyltransferase TrmD, protein MVIKILTIFPEMFWGPFQSSILKRAQTRGMLQIEAIDLREYSEDKHYKVDDYPYGGGSGMVMKPEPFFRCLEAVRTDPRSRTILLTPQGETFTQAKAQEFAHAPELILICGHYEGIDERVRYLATDEISIGDFILTGGEIAAMVLVDAVVRLIPGVIGEEGSLKEESFSFGFLEYPQYTRPRVFRGWEVPEILLSGNHQAISRWRRAQAVKRTFLRRPDLLQQANWEEEDRRTVDEIFNSRETDGGL, encoded by the coding sequence ATGGTGATCAAAATCCTGACTATTTTTCCGGAGATGTTCTGGGGCCCTTTTCAAAGCAGTATTCTCAAACGCGCCCAAACGCGGGGAATGCTTCAAATCGAAGCCATCGATCTCCGGGAATATTCCGAGGATAAACACTACAAGGTTGACGACTATCCTTACGGTGGCGGGAGTGGGATGGTGATGAAGCCAGAGCCCTTTTTCCGGTGTCTCGAGGCAGTACGAACAGATCCGCGCTCCCGCACCATTCTCCTTACCCCCCAGGGAGAAACCTTTACTCAGGCCAAGGCCCAGGAATTCGCGCACGCACCGGAACTCATTTTGATCTGCGGACACTACGAAGGCATTGATGAAAGGGTCAGATACCTGGCAACCGACGAAATTTCAATTGGAGACTTTATTCTAACAGGCGGAGAAATTGCAGCAATGGTCCTCGTTGATGCCGTTGTCCGTCTGATCCCCGGGGTTATCGGTGAAGAGGGTTCGCTAAAAGAGGAGTCCTTCAGCTTTGGTTTCCTGGAATACCCCCAGTATACAAGGCCCCGGGTTTTTCGGGGCTGGGAGGTGCCGGAGATCCTGCTGAGCGGAAACCATCAGGCAATATCCCGCTGGCGCCGCGCCCAGGCCGTGAAGCGGACCTTTCTGCGCCGCCCTGACTTGCTGCAGCAGGCAAACTGGGAGGAGGAGGACCGCAGGACTGTTGATGAAATTTTTAATTCCCGGGAAACGGACGGCGGATTGTGA
- a CDS encoding amidohydrolase: MTHQPGERRKDPGELVLNGDIAIEGDRLLKVGPEGELPPGWEPDKIINGQDFLCLPGLVNCHTHAAMTLLRSYADDLPLMYWLEKKIWPVEARLTGEDVYWGTLLALIEMIKSGTTTFNDMYFFMDEVAQAVDKVGIRACLARGLIGIGSQAERGLDESRTLIEKWQGGAGGRIKVWLGPHAPYTCPPSYLEKVLALAREYRVGIHIHVSETRDEVKQIEEQYKKTPVRYLQEIGLFQVPVLAAHCVHLTRDDIRILAESGTSVAHNPESNMKLASGIAPIKDLRAAGITVGLGTDGAASNNNLDMFEEMRTAALLHKVASEDPLTLPASEVILMATREGARALGLENETGMLKPGLKADLILVNLNRPHLCPRHNLVAHLVYAAQAHDVETVIIDGRIVMENRRILTIDEETVRREVERRARRLVSPG, encoded by the coding sequence ATGACCCATCAACCCGGGGAAAGGAGGAAAGATCCTGGAGAACTGGTCCTCAACGGGGACATTGCAATTGAAGGAGACCGCCTTCTGAAAGTAGGACCGGAAGGCGAGCTCCCTCCCGGTTGGGAACCCGACAAGATCATCAACGGTCAGGACTTTCTTTGCCTGCCCGGACTGGTTAACTGCCATACCCATGCCGCAATGACCCTGCTGAGAAGCTATGCCGATGACCTTCCTCTCATGTACTGGCTGGAAAAGAAAATCTGGCCGGTTGAAGCGCGTTTGACAGGGGAAGATGTTTACTGGGGAACTCTTCTCGCCTTAATCGAAATGATCAAATCGGGGACAACTACCTTTAACGACATGTATTTTTTTATGGACGAAGTTGCCCAGGCGGTAGATAAGGTGGGAATCAGGGCGTGTCTGGCGCGGGGTTTGATCGGGATCGGGAGCCAGGCCGAAAGGGGTCTTGATGAAAGCCGCACTTTAATCGAAAAATGGCAGGGAGGAGCAGGAGGAAGGATTAAGGTGTGGCTCGGGCCCCATGCACCCTATACCTGCCCCCCTTCGTACCTGGAAAAAGTACTCGCCCTCGCCCGGGAGTATCGCGTGGGGATTCATATCCACGTTTCAGAAACCCGGGACGAAGTAAAGCAAATTGAGGAGCAGTACAAAAAAACACCTGTGCGTTACCTCCAGGAAATCGGCCTCTTCCAGGTTCCCGTGCTGGCCGCCCATTGCGTTCATCTCACCAGGGATGACATCAGGATCCTGGCGGAATCCGGAACAAGCGTTGCCCACAACCCAGAAAGCAACATGAAACTGGCAAGCGGAATCGCTCCGATTAAAGATTTACGCGCGGCAGGAATTACCGTTGGTTTAGGAACAGACGGGGCGGCAAGCAACAACAATCTGGATATGTTCGAAGAAATGCGGACTGCAGCGCTCCTGCACAAAGTTGCCAGTGAAGATCCTTTAACCTTGCCGGCCTCTGAAGTGATTTTGATGGCAACCCGGGAGGGAGCGCGCGCCCTGGGCCTGGAAAACGAAACCGGCATGCTGAAGCCGGGCCTGAAGGCGGATCTGATTCTGGTTAACCTCAACCGGCCGCACCTCTGCCCCAGGCACAATCTGGTCGCGCATCTGGTTTATGCCGCCCAGGCGCATGACGTTGAAACCGTAATTATTGACGGCAGGATCGTGATGGAAAACAGGAGAATCCTTACAATTGATGAAGAAACAGTCCGGAGAGAGGTGGAAAGGCGCGCCCGGCGCCTGGTTTCCCCGGGCTGA
- the mtnA gene encoding S-methyl-5-thioribose-1-phosphate isomerase — protein sequence MEILRWEKNSLLILDQSELPGKIHYLLCTRYQQVVQAIQEMRIRGAPAIGVAAAFGFALAAFNFSGGGEHALDRYLSEAAQNLKAARPTAVNLNWAVEKMVRAYQDLRGRPLVQIREGLLEAAQQLLKKQREQDEKIGAFGAALIPPRARILTYCNTGALATGGLGTALGVILKAHQQGKEIHVYVPETRPVLQGARLTVWELKEREIPFTLITDNMAGYLFAQEKIDLVLVGADRIVANGDFANKIGTYGLAVLAAYHHRPFYVAAPLSTFDLSLAKGDEIPVEIRNPEEVRRIKGNLITYENCPVFNPAFDVTPSHLVSAFITEWGIINPPFHNLVCSLRDLESKQQE from the coding sequence TTGGAGATTCTGCGCTGGGAGAAGAACAGCTTGCTGATTCTCGATCAGTCGGAACTACCAGGAAAAATACATTATCTTTTGTGCACCCGCTATCAACAGGTGGTTCAGGCTATTCAGGAAATGCGGATCCGGGGCGCTCCCGCAATCGGAGTTGCGGCAGCCTTCGGCTTCGCCCTGGCCGCTTTTAACTTTTCGGGGGGTGGGGAACACGCCTTAGATCGGTACCTGTCTGAAGCCGCCCAGAATTTAAAAGCAGCAAGGCCGACGGCAGTTAATCTCAACTGGGCCGTTGAAAAAATGGTTCGCGCGTATCAAGATTTAAGAGGCAGGCCGTTGGTTCAAATCAGGGAAGGACTCCTGGAGGCGGCACAACAACTGCTCAAAAAACAGCGGGAACAGGACGAAAAAATCGGCGCCTTTGGTGCGGCCTTAATTCCTCCCCGCGCCCGCATTCTCACCTATTGCAATACCGGGGCGCTGGCGACGGGGGGACTGGGCACTGCTTTAGGAGTGATTTTGAAAGCTCACCAGCAGGGAAAGGAGATCCACGTTTACGTTCCTGAAACAAGACCCGTGCTCCAGGGGGCACGCCTTACGGTCTGGGAATTAAAGGAACGGGAGATTCCTTTTACGTTAATTACCGATAACATGGCAGGATATCTCTTTGCCCAGGAGAAAATCGACCTGGTTCTGGTCGGTGCAGACCGGATTGTTGCCAACGGTGATTTCGCAAATAAAATAGGCACTTACGGTTTGGCCGTGCTCGCGGCTTACCACCATCGTCCCTTTTATGTTGCCGCCCCCCTGTCAACCTTTGATCTGAGCCTGGCGAAAGGGGACGAGATCCCCGTCGAAATTCGAAACCCGGAGGAAGTAAGAAGAATTAAAGGGAATTTGATAACGTATGAGAATTGTCCGGTCTTCAACCCTGCCTTTGATGTGACCCCTTCCCACCTGGTTTCGGCTTTTATTACGGAGTGGGGAATCATTAACCCCCCCTTCCATAATCTGGTATGCTCTTTGAGAGATCTAGAGTCCAAACAACAGGAGTAA
- the rpsP gene encoding 30S ribosomal protein S16 → MATRIRLKRIGAKKNPAYRIVVADSRSPRDGRFIEEIGYYQPASNPEVIKIDEEKALLWLARGAQPSETVRALLKKTGVWQKRTTQSAVPES, encoded by the coding sequence TTGGCAACACGGATTAGATTGAAAAGGATTGGAGCGAAAAAAAACCCTGCCTACCGCATCGTTGTCGCTGACTCCCGTTCTCCCAGGGATGGAAGGTTTATTGAAGAAATCGGCTACTACCAGCCTGCCTCCAACCCCGAGGTAATCAAAATCGACGAAGAAAAGGCGCTTCTTTGGCTTGCCCGGGGAGCACAACCCTCCGAGACCGTGAGGGCGCTTTTGAAAAAAACCGGGGTCTGGCAGAAACGCACAACTCAATCGGCAGTTCCAGAAAGCTGA
- the rplS gene encoding 50S ribosomal protein L19, whose protein sequence is MKIVEQDYLKKEIPPFRPGDTVRVHVKVIEGNRERTQTFEGTVIRRRGSGLNETFTVRRISYGVGVERTFPLHSPRLEKIEVLRRGRVRRARLYYLRERVGKATRIRERK, encoded by the coding sequence ATGAAAATTGTCGAGCAGGATTATCTGAAAAAGGAGATTCCCCCTTTCCGTCCCGGCGACACCGTACGGGTACATGTAAAGGTTATCGAAGGAAACCGCGAAAGAACGCAAACCTTCGAAGGAACGGTGATCAGGAGACGGGGAAGCGGCCTTAATGAAACCTTTACCGTGAGGCGCATCTCTTATGGGGTGGGGGTTGAAAGGACCTTCCCCCTGCATTCCCCGCGCCTGGAAAAGATCGAGGTTCTCCGCAGGGGCCGGGTCAGGCGCGCCAGGCTTTACTACCTCCGGGAAAGGGTAGGGAAGGCTACTCGAATTCGAGAACGGAAGTAG
- the rimM gene encoding 16S rRNA processing protein RimM, with translation MEEFITVGQITGPFGCRGKVKVTPYTDFPERFLATKRIFLRLADLCLEKEVESAVLQKNRVILKLSTINTPEEAKKFQGALLQVPRAEVWPLPEGRYYHFQLLGFSVFTEDGELVGKVAEILTTGSNDVYVIKDSKKGKEYLIPAIKDVVKKINLEEKSILIHPLPGLLGE, from the coding sequence ATGGAGGAGTTTATTACGGTCGGGCAGATTACCGGTCCTTTTGGCTGCCGGGGGAAAGTCAAGGTGACTCCTTATACTGATTTCCCCGAGCGTTTTCTTGCAACAAAGCGGATCTTTCTTCGCCTCGCGGATCTCTGCCTGGAAAAAGAGGTTGAGAGTGCTGTACTTCAAAAAAATCGCGTGATCTTGAAGCTCTCCACCATCAACACCCCGGAAGAGGCAAAAAAATTTCAGGGTGCTCTGCTCCAGGTGCCGCGCGCCGAGGTCTGGCCCCTGCCGGAAGGCCGGTACTATCACTTCCAGCTCCTCGGATTTTCCGTCTTCACGGAAGATGGTGAACTGGTAGGAAAAGTTGCAGAAATCCTGACCACCGGGAGCAACGACGTCTACGTTATCAAGGACAGCAAAAAGGGAAAGGAGTACCTGATCCCTGCCATTAAAGATGTTGTGAAAAAAATTAATCTAGAGGAGAAATCCATCCTCATCCATCCTTTACCCGGTCTGCTCGGGGAGTGA